The following proteins come from a genomic window of Andrena cerasifolii isolate SP2316 chromosome 6, iyAndCera1_principal, whole genome shotgun sequence:
- the Fln gene encoding flightin: MWADDEPAAWDLDDTPAEESTEAPAEEAAAATGDAASTEKPKVKLEKLEPPHYNHHWVRPLFLNYAYIYDYRKNYYDDVIDYLNQRQRGIFREPPRAQEWAERAMRTYDQKNIDKSFKRSADMKSIINMRHDPRHYSYHTRAYYSLKYQKIL, encoded by the exons ATGTGGGCAGATGATGAACCAGCGGCATGGGACTTGGACGACACCCCGGCAGAGGAATCCACGGAGGCTCCTGCAGAAGAAGCGGCGGCTGCGACTGGTGACGCAGCATCCACAGAAAAACCGAAAGTGAAGTTGGAAAAATTGGAACCACCACATTATAATCACCACTGGGTCCGTCCTCTCTTCCTTAATTACGCATACATTTATGATTACAG AAAAAATTACTATGATGACGTTATTGATTATCTCAACCAAAGGCAAAGAGGGATATTTCGTGAACCGCCTAGGGCTCAAGAATGGGCTGAACGAGCAATGAGGACCTACGATCAGAAGAATATCGATAAGAGCTTCAAACGATCTGCAGATATGAAATCCATAATTAATATGCGACACGATCCTAGACATTACAGTTATCACACTCGAGCATATTATAGTTTAAAATACCAGAAAATTCTGTGA